A genome region from Maridesulfovibrio salexigens DSM 2638 includes the following:
- a CDS encoding sodium:solute symporter family protein: protein MVTKIVITCIYLSVIFYLGFKGWQSTKKSTDYMLAGRQMNPFIMAMSYGATFVSTSAIIGFGGAAGLFGFPLLWLTLATIVVGVLIAMVFFGKRTRRMGLALESHTFPELLGRRYDSKFIQGFAGGVIFLFIPVYAAAVLIGISRMMEISFGIPYDTALILISVILAGYVISGGMKAVMYTDAFQGLIMAVMMIILIISTYAMLGGVTEAHQTMTDMVNLMPAKLQKGGMIGWTQGAKFGTPLWLVIYTTIVYGVGIGVLAQPQLAVRFMTVPSDRELNRAVLYGGIFIPLMTGVAFLTGALSNAVFYKAAGKISIAVAGGNMDKIIPMYIEQMMPSWFSALFLLAMLAAGMSTLSSQYHVGGTALGRDFFERFVNVPQEKSVKITKIGVGITLLAAILWAWVLPPSIIARATAFFFGLCAASFLPIYLLGLYWKGMTKKAAKVSMVGGFTASMFWLLFVHAKEAKAIGLCKALTGMDTLVSSAAKGSWIWLLQWVDPNVVALPVSMALAIGVALITPKMNKEHLKLCWANI from the coding sequence ATGGTTACCAAGATCGTCATTACCTGCATTTATCTTTCCGTAATTTTCTATCTCGGCTTCAAAGGCTGGCAATCCACTAAAAAATCCACTGACTACATGCTCGCCGGACGGCAGATGAACCCTTTCATCATGGCTATGTCCTACGGAGCAACCTTTGTTTCCACATCCGCTATCATCGGCTTTGGCGGGGCAGCAGGACTTTTCGGATTCCCCCTGCTCTGGCTGACTCTTGCCACCATCGTAGTAGGTGTACTCATCGCCATGGTCTTTTTCGGTAAGCGTACCCGCAGAATGGGGCTGGCCCTCGAAAGCCATACCTTCCCGGAACTGCTCGGACGCAGGTACGATTCCAAATTCATTCAGGGATTTGCAGGAGGGGTAATTTTCCTGTTTATCCCGGTCTATGCAGCAGCAGTATTGATTGGAATCTCCCGTATGATGGAAATTTCCTTCGGCATCCCCTATGACACCGCTTTGATCTTAATCAGCGTCATTCTTGCAGGTTATGTTATTTCCGGCGGCATGAAGGCGGTCATGTACACTGATGCTTTTCAGGGGCTGATCATGGCCGTTATGATGATCATCCTCATTATCTCCACCTATGCTATGCTTGGAGGCGTAACTGAAGCGCATCAGACCATGACCGATATGGTCAACCTCATGCCTGCCAAACTCCAAAAAGGAGGCATGATAGGTTGGACACAGGGCGCAAAATTCGGAACACCGCTCTGGCTGGTGATATACACCACCATTGTTTACGGTGTCGGCATCGGCGTACTCGCACAGCCGCAGCTGGCAGTGCGTTTCATGACTGTACCTTCCGACCGTGAACTTAACCGCGCTGTTCTTTACGGTGGGATCTTCATTCCGCTCATGACCGGGGTAGCATTCCTTACCGGAGCACTCTCCAACGCAGTCTTCTATAAGGCGGCAGGTAAAATATCCATTGCAGTGGCTGGTGGTAACATGGATAAGATCATTCCCATGTATATCGAACAGATGATGCCTTCATGGTTCTCAGCACTATTTCTGCTGGCAATGCTCGCCGCAGGGATGTCCACCCTTTCCTCCCAGTATCACGTAGGCGGGACTGCACTGGGCCGTGACTTCTTTGAAAGATTTGTAAATGTTCCGCAGGAAAAATCTGTAAAAATCACCAAGATCGGTGTTGGTATTACCCTGCTGGCAGCAATCCTCTGGGCCTGGGTACTGCCTCCGTCCATCATTGCCCGCGCAACAGCCTTCTTCTTCGGACTTTGCGCCGCATCATTCCTGCCCATCTATCTGCTGGGTCTTTACTGGAAAGGCATGACCAAGAAAGCCGCAAAAGTATCTATGGTAGGCGGGTTCACCGCTTCCATGTTCTGGCTGTTGTTCGTACACGCCAAGGAAGCCAAAGCCATAGGGCTTTGCAAGGCCCTTACCGGAATGGACACCCTAGTTTCCTCCGCTGCCAAAGGTTCATGGATCTGGCTGCTGCAATGGGTTGACCCCAACGTAGTCGCACTGCCGGTCTCAATGGCACTGGCTATCGGAGTGGCCCTGATCACACCGAAGATGAACAAAGAGCATCTGAAACTTTGCTGGGCCAATATCTAA
- a CDS encoding symporter small accessory protein, producing MMLGLGSVEIAAVFWLCILSSLGCVAYGILNWNKRGKPDATALNVDIKGKGDK from the coding sequence ATGATGTTAGGACTTGGAAGCGTTGAGATTGCAGCAGTCTTCTGGCTCTGTATTCTCTCATCGCTCGGATGTGTGGCTTATGGAATCCTGAACTGGAATAAAAGGGGCAAACCCGATGCCACAGCGCTGAATGTTGATATTAAAGGTAAAGGGGATAAGTAA
- the gdhA gene encoding NADP-specific glutamate dehydrogenase, with the protein MEILELVKNRDPNEREFHQAVSEVVESIKPVLDRNPEYRSAGIMERIVEPERVIMFRVPWADDDGDVHVNRGFRIEMNSAIGPYKGGLRFHPSVNLGILKFLAFEQVFKNALTSLPMGGGKGGSDFDPKGKSDMEVMRFCQSFMLELSRHIGPDTDIPAGDIGVGAREIGYLFGMYKKIRNEFTGVLTGKGLNWGGSLIRPEATGYGSVYFAAEMLNAQGQTFDGKTALVSGSGNVAQFTMEKLLELGCTPVTFSDSSGYIYDEKGVDREKLDYIMQLKNVRRGRVKEYAEKYSEAVYVPVDPDLDYNPLWNHKADCAFPSATQNEINGKDASNLVANGVRVVSEGANMPTMPEGIEIFLDAGMLYGPGKAANAGGVSVSGLEMSQNSMRLNWPREEVDNRLKHIMHNIHKSCMDTAEHYGTPFNYVNGANIAGFVKVAQAMLDQGVV; encoded by the coding sequence ATGGAAATTTTGGAACTGGTCAAAAATAGGGACCCCAATGAACGTGAATTCCATCAGGCTGTGAGTGAGGTTGTTGAATCCATCAAGCCTGTTCTTGACCGCAATCCCGAATACCGCAGTGCCGGGATTATGGAACGGATTGTCGAGCCGGAACGGGTAATCATGTTTCGCGTGCCGTGGGCTGATGATGACGGCGATGTGCACGTCAACCGCGGGTTTCGCATTGAAATGAACAGTGCTATCGGTCCTTACAAGGGCGGTTTACGTTTTCACCCCTCGGTTAACCTCGGTATTCTCAAATTTCTGGCATTTGAACAGGTCTTCAAGAATGCTCTGACCTCTCTGCCCATGGGCGGCGGTAAGGGCGGGTCTGACTTTGATCCTAAGGGTAAGTCGGATATGGAAGTGATGCGTTTCTGCCAGAGTTTCATGCTTGAGCTTTCCCGTCATATCGGACCGGATACTGATATCCCTGCCGGTGATATCGGGGTTGGTGCCCGTGAAATCGGTTATCTCTTCGGTATGTATAAAAAAATTCGTAACGAGTTTACCGGCGTGCTGACCGGTAAGGGGCTTAATTGGGGCGGCAGTCTGATCCGGCCTGAAGCCACCGGTTACGGCTCTGTATATTTCGCAGCTGAGATGCTTAACGCTCAGGGACAGACTTTTGATGGTAAGACAGCCCTGGTTTCCGGATCCGGTAACGTAGCCCAGTTTACCATGGAAAAACTTCTTGAACTCGGCTGTACTCCGGTCACGTTCTCTGATTCCTCCGGTTACATCTATGATGAAAAGGGTGTTGATCGCGAGAAGCTTGATTACATTATGCAGCTCAAGAACGTACGTCGCGGTAGGGTTAAGGAATATGCTGAGAAGTATTCTGAAGCAGTCTACGTCCCAGTTGATCCTGATCTGGATTACAATCCGCTTTGGAACCATAAGGCCGACTGCGCATTCCCTTCTGCCACCCAGAATGAAATTAACGGCAAGGATGCTTCAAACCTCGTAGCTAACGGTGTGCGTGTTGTCTCTGAAGGTGCAAACATGCCGACTATGCCCGAAGGCATCGAAATTTTTCTTGATGCCGGAATGCTTTATGGTCCTGGTAAGGCTGCAAACGCAGGCGGCGTATCCGTATCCGGTCTTGAAATGAGCCAGAACAGTATGCGCCTCAACTGGCCCCGTGAGGAAGTTGATAATCGCCTCAAGCACATCATGCATAATATCCACAAGTCCTGCATGGATACTGCCGAGCATTACGGAACTCCGTTCAACTACGTTAACGGTGCGAACATCGCAGGTTTCGTAAAGGTCGCACAGGCTATGTTGGATCAGGGTGTTGTATAA
- a CDS encoding PEP/pyruvate-binding domain-containing protein: protein MEDKMRFLGGQSRKFSLYHDLMQVKVRDILLISSPYDAWVMEEDSRISERIVSEYRGLNLSRPPRLTWVSNIEEALELLDVRFFDLVIIMPHLTNMDCCDMGRRIKDKIPGIPVAMLAHKQLAVNDETFCDGTDRQFVWSGDAELLVAMVKNLEDLLNVEHDTSEVGIRVIIVVEDSPRYLASFLPILYKELVRQTQAVLEEGLNSEHRLLTMRARPKILTARTYEEAMVLFEKYEPYILGVISDVRFPRMGILDGNSGIELLKSIKERRDDIPLLLTSNEPENKERAAAVPACFVDKNSPDLMSEVRKFVMEHLGFGDFIFRDLENNEVARASSLYSLEKTLRKIPKDIFMRHCQLNDFSRWFYARTEIALANRIRPLREKDFPDVETHREHMLTLIRERRLQRQQGVIVSFNPKDFDPDTDFLKIGAGSLGGKARGMAFICSMLARNSWLHEKYEEVVITAPRTLTIGTSGFDDFMEMNDLSYLATTDLEDDKVADIFREAFFPGWIEAQLWAYLKEVKYPLSIRSSSLLEDAQYQAYAGLYQTYMIPNDHSDIEQRLKQLVDAIKLVWASTYYKAPKSFSQRVNQRTDEEKMGVIIQEVAGQQYGDYYFPAISGVGQSYNYYPFGKMKPEHGVATIALGIGKSVVDGEQCIRFSPKYPKILPQCPTLQDSLKNAQTSFYGLRLGNGEVYDIHGDANLEKLDIADFEDSVPVRRLASTYLADEGRIRDTAAIPGPKVVLFAPVLKHKLLPLPGVLTDVLKLAENGMGGPVEMEFCINIFEDGRKPEFNLLQLRPMSARADLNRIDISDQELKDAVCVSSHALGNSEKDDIVDLLIVRPDSFDVAKTRQIAMEISAINNRLIKQNRKYLLAGPGRWGSADHWLGIPVEWPDISNVSAIIETSCDELKVEPSQGSHFFHNITTLGINYLMVLDKPGDFMNWEWFQNQPTIEKGEFISHLRLPAPVILKVDGRSSQGVILPAKGSEDYCLLRECIAE from the coding sequence ATGGAAGACAAAATGAGATTTTTGGGCGGGCAGAGCCGTAAATTCAGCCTTTATCATGACCTGATGCAGGTTAAGGTGCGGGATATTTTGTTGATTTCCAGCCCTTATGATGCCTGGGTCATGGAAGAAGATAGCCGAATTTCCGAACGCATCGTCAGCGAATACCGTGGTCTGAACCTGAGCCGTCCCCCTCGTCTTACATGGGTTTCCAATATTGAAGAAGCTCTGGAATTGCTTGATGTGCGATTCTTCGACCTTGTCATTATCATGCCTCACCTGACCAATATGGATTGTTGCGATATGGGGCGGCGCATCAAAGATAAAATTCCGGGCATTCCAGTGGCAATGCTGGCCCATAAGCAACTTGCCGTTAACGATGAAACTTTCTGTGACGGCACGGATCGTCAGTTTGTCTGGTCCGGTGATGCTGAACTGCTGGTGGCTATGGTCAAGAACTTGGAGGATCTGCTTAATGTAGAACATGACACCTCCGAGGTCGGGATCAGGGTCATTATTGTTGTGGAAGATTCTCCGCGCTATCTGGCCTCGTTTTTGCCAATTCTTTATAAAGAGTTGGTCCGTCAGACTCAGGCTGTGCTTGAAGAAGGTCTGAACTCAGAACACCGTCTGCTGACCATGAGGGCGCGTCCTAAAATATTGACCGCCCGAACTTACGAAGAGGCTATGGTCCTTTTTGAGAAGTATGAGCCGTATATTCTGGGTGTGATTTCTGATGTTCGATTCCCTCGTATGGGCATTCTGGACGGTAATTCCGGCATAGAACTGCTTAAGAGTATCAAAGAACGCCGTGATGATATCCCTTTGCTGCTGACCAGTAATGAGCCTGAAAACAAAGAACGTGCCGCGGCTGTCCCGGCTTGTTTTGTTGATAAGAACTCACCTGATTTGATGTCCGAGGTCCGTAAGTTTGTAATGGAGCATCTGGGGTTCGGCGATTTCATTTTCCGCGATCTTGAAAATAATGAGGTGGCGCGTGCTTCCAGTCTTTATTCTCTGGAGAAAACTCTTCGTAAGATTCCGAAAGATATTTTCATGCGGCACTGCCAGCTTAATGATTTTTCCCGCTGGTTTTATGCCCGTACGGAAATAGCTCTTGCAAATAGAATAAGGCCCTTACGGGAAAAGGATTTTCCTGATGTGGAAACTCACCGCGAGCATATGCTTACCCTGATCAGGGAGAGGCGTTTGCAGCGGCAGCAGGGGGTCATTGTTTCGTTCAACCCGAAAGATTTTGACCCGGATACGGATTTTTTGAAGATCGGTGCCGGTTCGCTGGGGGGGAAGGCTCGCGGAATGGCCTTCATCTGTTCAATGTTGGCCCGTAACTCATGGCTGCATGAAAAGTATGAAGAAGTGGTCATTACCGCACCGCGTACCCTGACCATCGGTACTTCCGGTTTTGATGATTTTATGGAGATGAATGACCTTTCGTATCTTGCGACCACCGACCTTGAAGATGATAAAGTGGCTGATATTTTCAGGGAGGCTTTCTTTCCCGGTTGGATTGAGGCTCAGCTCTGGGCATATTTAAAGGAAGTAAAATATCCGCTTTCCATCCGTTCATCCAGTTTGTTGGAAGATGCACAGTATCAGGCATACGCAGGTTTGTATCAAACCTACATGATTCCCAATGATCATTCGGATATTGAACAACGTTTGAAGCAGCTCGTTGATGCTATCAAGCTGGTCTGGGCATCTACTTATTACAAAGCTCCTAAATCCTTTTCCCAGCGGGTTAATCAGCGCACAGATGAAGAAAAAATGGGAGTAATCATTCAGGAAGTCGCAGGGCAGCAGTATGGCGATTACTACTTTCCAGCTATTTCCGGAGTAGGGCAATCTTACAATTATTATCCTTTCGGTAAGATGAAACCGGAGCACGGGGTGGCAACGATTGCCCTCGGTATCGGTAAATCCGTGGTGGACGGTGAGCAGTGTATTCGCTTTTCGCCCAAATACCCGAAGATTCTGCCTCAATGCCCGACCTTGCAGGATTCACTTAAGAATGCGCAGACTTCTTTTTACGGGCTGCGCCTGGGCAATGGCGAAGTGTATGACATCCACGGTGATGCCAACCTCGAAAAACTTGATATTGCGGACTTTGAAGATTCGGTTCCGGTCCGCAGGCTGGCCTCCACCTATCTGGCTGATGAGGGTAGAATCAGGGATACGGCTGCAATCCCCGGACCCAAGGTTGTGCTTTTTGCTCCGGTATTAAAGCATAAGCTGCTTCCTCTTCCGGGCGTGCTGACTGATGTGCTCAAGCTGGCTGAAAACGGTATGGGCGGTCCGGTGGAGATGGAATTTTGTATCAACATATTCGAGGACGGTCGCAAGCCGGAATTCAACCTTTTGCAACTCCGGCCCATGAGTGCCCGCGCCGACCTCAACCGTATTGATATATCCGATCAGGAATTGAAGGACGCAGTTTGTGTTTCCAGCCATGCTTTAGGTAACTCCGAAAAGGATGACATCGTAGATTTGCTTATTGTCCGGCCGGATTCATTCGATGTGGCTAAGACCAGACAGATAGCCATGGAAATATCAGCTATAAACAACCGTCTTATTAAACAGAATCGCAAATACCTGTTGGCCGGGCCGGGACGTTGGGGATCAGCTGACCATTGGCTGGGCATTCCGGTAGAGTGGCCTGATATTTCAAATGTTTCTGCAATCATTGAGACTTCCTGCGATGAGCTTAAAGTCGAGCCGTCACAGGGATCTCATTTCTTTCATAATATAACGACCTTGGGCATCAATTATTTGATGGTACTTGATAAGCCCGGCGATTTTATGAACTGGGAATGGTTCCAAAACCAGCCGACCATTGAAAAAGGCGAATTTATAAGTCATTTACGGCTGCCCGCTCCGGTCATACTCAAAGTCGATGGGCGCAGTTCTCAGGGAGTAATCCTTCCTGCTAAGGGAAGTGAAGATTATTGCCTGCTGCGTGAGTGCATTGCGGAATAA
- a CDS encoding STAS domain-containing protein: MRNFNGVTDDYVSRQDEMEPVQFDFTENWIEDIVVLSPKGSLNTATVSLFRDQLYNLSRDEGCKIVMSCSNVESIDSVGLGVMIAAHKKADDYGGKIVFCDLSDFIFKNMKMLHMDKYLNFSPNVDSALGDFNW; encoded by the coding sequence ATGCGCAATTTCAATGGCGTAACAGATGATTATGTCTCCAGACAGGACGAGATGGAGCCTGTCCAATTTGATTTCACGGAAAATTGGATTGAGGACATTGTGGTTTTAAGCCCTAAAGGGAGTCTTAATACTGCAACCGTATCGTTGTTCAGAGATCAGCTATATAATTTGAGTCGTGATGAAGGCTGTAAAATTGTTATGTCTTGCAGCAATGTTGAATCAATAGACAGTGTCGGGTTAGGAGTAATGATTGCTGCCCATAAAAAAGCGGATGACTATGGCGGAAAAATTGTCTTTTGTGATCTCTCAGATTTTATTTTCAAAAATATGAAGATGTTGCATATGGATAAGTACTTGAATTTTAGTCCTAATGTTGACTCCGCTTTAGGTGATTTTAACTGGTAG
- a CDS encoding STAS domain-containing protein → MTSINDSVKRSGLGANALKLKEKVEGQNSDTMQSLDSVVNQAFDAQFDFIERQKGEFTIFAPKGRISNSTVKFFKNRIYSAAAEQGCKIIINLRYASLIDSVGLGMLINTHKTADRNGGMVVFTDVPERIMKNLEMLYMDRFLKFAPDMKHAVRMMDW, encoded by the coding sequence ATGACTAGCATAAATGACAGTGTGAAGCGCAGCGGCCTCGGGGCCAATGCCTTGAAGTTAAAGGAAAAGGTAGAGGGGCAAAATTCTGACACTATGCAGAGTCTCGACTCTGTGGTTAATCAGGCTTTTGATGCTCAGTTTGATTTTATTGAGCGCCAGAAAGGGGAGTTCACCATTTTTGCACCCAAGGGACGGATCAGTAATTCCACTGTGAAGTTCTTCAAGAATAGAATTTATAGCGCAGCTGCTGAGCAGGGCTGCAAAATTATCATCAACCTCAGGTATGCAAGTTTGATCGATAGTGTCGGCCTTGGAATGCTCATCAACACCCATAAGACAGCGGATCGAAACGGGGGAATGGTTGTTTTTACCGATGTCCCTGAAAGGATCATGAAGAACCTTGAGATGTTGTACATGGATCGTTTCCTTAAATTTGCTCCAGATATGAAGCATGCAGTACGGATGATGGACTGGTAG
- a CDS encoding efflux RND transporter permease subunit, whose translation MNITELFIKRPVMTSLVVIGMVFFGIVGYLRLPVSYLPAVEFPTLQVTATLPGASASTMASSVATPLEKEFTSTPGLRSMSSVNSQGQTQITLQFDLDRDIDGAASDTQAAISRASGNLPTDLPQQPYYEKVNPADDPVLYMAIWSESMPLYKVNEYTTTFLTDTISMVNGVSKVEVYGESKLAVRVRVNPEKLAARGMNIDDIRQAIAEQNVKEPVGTLDNKMQSVTIESTGQLKNADEFMPMIFESEEGRTVRLSEVGEVINSVQSDKSGSWIDGKRGIVIAIKKQPGSNTIQVCETIREMLPTIRNQIPAGIQMKVLYDRSEPIKEAVDDVQVTLLLAIFFVICVIFFFLKNLSATIIASVAVPVSIVFTFAVMYVLDYSLDTLSLLALTLSVGFVVDDAVVMIENIVRHLEMGKKPYQAALDGAKQITFTIISMTLSLAVVFIPLMYMSGIIGRILHEFAMTITVAILASGVVSLTMTPMLASRILKPGSKLSESDPIFDFLLRMYDRSLHFVMRHRAWTMGAAGLILLATIHFFMVIPKGFLPTDDMSYCQGFAQAKQGISYNAMKDHIKKLEPILMDDPNIKSVITVAGAPIQNQGYVFPMLTPPGDRDMTADQVARQLMYKLNNEPGIMVWIQNPPMIRLTAKSTKNLYQYTVQAPDQQELFSIAPKFEMQMRQIPFLTGLTSDLLDQNPELWVKIDRDKASYYGVTAHDIENTLNSAYSERKVSTIYGDTDQYWVILQVMPYNQRDPRDLMKLHVANKNGDLIRLDNLANFEEKPGPMQVNHTGMLPSVTYSFNIAPGYSLSDATAAINELALNNLPDTVVSNFEGTADEFQKSMSSVYFLLAIAIFVIFMILGILYESYIHPITIISGLPSAAIGGLLTLTIFGKDLDLFGIVGVIMLIGIVKKNAIMVVDFALEAEEKDNLSPAEAAMKGSLERFRPIMMTTIAAIAGAMPIALGLGAGAQARQPMGLAIVGGLILSQVVTLYLTPVFYTYMDSYQKWSYERGRAKRDLLGIPHEKD comes from the coding sequence ATGAATATCACCGAACTTTTCATCAAACGTCCGGTCATGACCTCTCTTGTGGTCATCGGCATGGTCTTTTTCGGAATAGTTGGCTATCTAAGGCTTCCGGTAAGTTATCTGCCTGCGGTTGAATTCCCGACCCTGCAGGTTACCGCCACCCTGCCCGGAGCCAGTGCTTCCACTATGGCTTCATCAGTAGCAACTCCGCTGGAAAAAGAATTTACCTCTACCCCGGGACTGCGCTCCATGAGTTCCGTAAACTCACAGGGGCAGACCCAGATCACCCTCCAGTTCGATCTTGACCGCGACATTGACGGCGCGGCATCGGACACACAGGCTGCTATTTCACGAGCCAGCGGGAACCTCCCTACCGATCTTCCGCAGCAACCATACTATGAAAAAGTAAACCCAGCAGATGACCCGGTGCTGTATATGGCTATCTGGTCGGAATCAATGCCGTTATATAAGGTTAATGAATATACTACGACCTTTCTGACCGACACTATTTCCATGGTGAACGGTGTTTCCAAGGTTGAGGTATACGGAGAATCCAAACTGGCAGTACGTGTACGCGTAAATCCGGAAAAACTAGCCGCACGAGGCATGAACATTGATGATATCCGGCAGGCCATAGCCGAGCAGAACGTGAAAGAACCGGTCGGTACACTGGACAACAAAATGCAGTCCGTAACCATAGAATCCACCGGACAGCTGAAGAATGCAGATGAATTCATGCCGATGATTTTTGAATCGGAAGAAGGCAGGACAGTACGCCTCTCCGAAGTCGGTGAAGTTATCAACTCTGTGCAATCGGATAAATCCGGTTCATGGATTGACGGCAAGCGCGGCATTGTTATCGCCATCAAAAAACAGCCCGGATCAAATACAATTCAGGTATGCGAAACCATCAGGGAAATGTTGCCGACCATCCGCAACCAGATCCCTGCCGGAATTCAGATGAAGGTCCTCTATGACCGTTCCGAGCCCATCAAGGAAGCGGTTGACGATGTACAGGTGACCCTGCTGCTGGCAATATTCTTTGTTATCTGTGTTATCTTCTTTTTCCTGAAAAACCTTTCCGCCACTATCATCGCTTCTGTGGCTGTCCCGGTATCCATCGTCTTCACCTTTGCAGTCATGTATGTGCTGGACTACTCACTGGATACCCTTTCACTGCTGGCCTTGACGCTCTCTGTAGGCTTTGTTGTCGACGATGCTGTGGTTATGATTGAGAATATTGTCCGTCATCTGGAAATGGGTAAGAAGCCGTATCAAGCCGCTCTTGATGGAGCGAAACAGATCACCTTTACCATTATATCCATGACCCTTTCTCTGGCGGTCGTTTTTATTCCACTCATGTACATGTCCGGAATCATCGGACGTATCCTGCATGAATTTGCAATGACCATTACTGTGGCAATCCTCGCCTCGGGCGTTGTTTCCCTAACCATGACCCCCATGCTTGCCAGCCGCATTCTCAAACCCGGAAGCAAGCTTTCCGAATCCGATCCCATATTCGATTTCCTGCTGCGCATGTATGACCGCTCCCTGCATTTTGTCATGCGTCATCGAGCATGGACTATGGGTGCAGCAGGACTTATCCTGCTGGCTACCATCCACTTTTTCATGGTCATCCCCAAAGGATTTCTGCCCACCGATGACATGAGTTATTGTCAAGGATTCGCACAGGCCAAGCAGGGAATTTCCTACAATGCCATGAAAGATCATATCAAAAAACTTGAGCCGATCCTCATGGACGATCCGAATATTAAAAGTGTCATTACCGTGGCCGGAGCGCCCATCCAGAACCAAGGGTATGTTTTTCCCATGCTCACACCGCCGGGTGACCGCGATATGACTGCGGATCAGGTAGCCCGCCAGCTCATGTATAAATTGAACAATGAACCGGGCATCATGGTCTGGATTCAAAACCCGCCCATGATCAGGCTGACCGCAAAATCAACTAAAAACCTTTACCAGTACACAGTGCAGGCCCCTGATCAGCAGGAGCTCTTTTCAATTGCTCCCAAATTTGAAATGCAGATGCGTCAGATTCCGTTCCTGACCGGACTGACCTCGGACCTGCTGGATCAGAATCCGGAACTCTGGGTCAAGATAGACCGAGACAAGGCTTCCTACTACGGAGTCACCGCTCACGATATCGAGAACACACTCAACTCTGCATATTCTGAACGCAAAGTTTCAACCATTTACGGAGACACAGACCAGTACTGGGTAATTCTCCAAGTGATGCCATACAACCAACGCGATCCACGTGACCTGATGAAACTGCATGTCGCCAACAAGAACGGCGACCTGATCAGGCTGGACAACCTTGCCAACTTTGAAGAGAAACCCGGCCCCATGCAGGTCAACCATACCGGAATGCTGCCTTCGGTAACCTACTCCTTCAACATTGCTCCGGGCTATTCCCTGAGTGATGCAACTGCGGCCATTAACGAACTGGCCCTCAATAATCTGCCGGATACCGTTGTTTCGAACTTTGAAGGCACTGCCGATGAATTCCAGAAATCAATGTCCAGCGTCTATTTCCTGCTGGCTATCGCGATCTTTGTCATCTTTATGATTCTGGGAATTCTATATGAAAGCTACATCCATCCCATCACCATTATCTCCGGCTTGCCATCAGCGGCAATCGGAGGACTTTTAACCCTGACCATCTTCGGTAAGGACCTCGACCTGTTTGGCATTGTCGGGGTCATCATGCTTATCGGTATCGTTAAGAAAAACGCAATTATGGTGGTGGACTTTGCCCTTGAAGCCGAAGAAAAAGACAACCTTTCCCCGGCAGAAGCGGCAATGAAAGGCTCGTTGGAAAGGTTCCGTCCAATAATGATGACCACTATTGCAGCTATCGCCGGAGCCATGCCTATCGCTCTGGGCCTTGGTGCCGGGGCACAGGCCCGTCAGCCCATGGGCCTTGCAATTGTGGGCGGTCTGATTCTCTCACAGGTAGTAACCCTTTACCTGACCCCCGTCTTCTACACCTATATGGATTCGTACCAGAAGTGGTCCTATGAACGTGGTCGGGCCAAACGTGATTTACTCGGCATTCCACATGAAAAGGATTAA